The Apium graveolens cultivar Ventura chromosome 10, ASM990537v1, whole genome shotgun sequence nucleotide sequence GTTAGCAagcatatttaattattttaaacaCTGATAGATGCAAAGTTAGTTATATTAAGAACTCCCTCATTCTTATTTAAAACAATGTATTGGACTTTAAATTCTATTTTAGCACTAGAATTTCACTTTTTAATCTCATGACAAGGCAATAACTATTTGTAAGAAGACTACATACATAATATTGGTAATATCGGTTTATATAAGTCTACATAAACATCATCAGAAGACTTGGCAACAATACTTTCAAGCCTCTTCCACGAGGACATGTAAGATAGATTTTTCATCACCATTACTAAATATTAGGTTTAATATATATTACATGTATTGGTTAGAAACAATTATATTGACATATAGTGAATTAAATTTTAAACCGTAGACCTATTGGTTGATTTAACATTTTTCATGAGTTTATACAACTGAAAAACTATAAATATATAGTTATAAGAGGTTTTAAAAAGTCATTTGGACTTATTATCAAAAGGTAAAACAAGCTTTATGCAAAAAGCTAAGGCCTGAgactagagatgcacaaaaagcccggcccgaaaatctggcccggccccagcccgggcttcgggcctcgacgggccctatatttttaggcaaagcccggcccggcccggttaaaagcccgggcTTCGGCCCGGCCCGGCCAGGTTAAAAGCCCGGTTATattctgattattctaatatattttcttatatatatttataaattcacatttactataaatataaataatactttaaacacatatatttacatatttgtgattaaaaGATGGCACTTCactatttaatttaaataaacaGCTTACCGCCACCCTCGCGGAAAACTTGTGCGAAGCATACATCTCCTGCTCGCCGCATATGATCCTAAACAGATTTGAATGAAATTAATCGAATATAAGGTTGTAAAGGATCCACATAGGCATCTCTTTTTGTCTATGTATACACAACAGAGAAACATCTAAGATTCCATCTTACCTTAAGGTCTTGCCATGATGCAGAAGAGGGTAATCCGCTCACCATGACTGAATGATACATTCAGTGATCAGATCAAGGCTCAAACAAAAAATAAACGATGCATAATATCCATTTCCAGGAGAAATTGAACTACTTAATAATATCCATTTCCAGGAGAAATTGAACTACTTACCACGATAATCTGACCGCCTCGACACGCCTCCACCACGTCCACCACCACGACCACCGCCATGATTACTGTGTCGATCTGTTGAAGATAAATTGCCATTACCACGCCCACCATGTGCAAGCTCGACCTACTCAATCAATGTAGAATAGAACAAATTGCTATAACAACTTACAATAGTAAATGTCTGATAAGCTCATCTCGCATTTTATGAATGACCTACCCGTAAGCGATGCCCATCAAAGTCATAGCCATCACGTCCCCTCATAGCATCAGCAGCATCACGAGCCTCTTCAAACTGAAGAATATATTGACACCATATTAAATCTTAAAAACTAATAAATAAAACTTTTAAGCAAAATCTTACCTCAACAAATGCATAGCCAGGGGGTCTTGGTGGAATTTTTAAGTCAATATGAGCAATTCGTCCATACTGCAATGTCAATTTATGGCACAAACACATAAAATCAGGTATTTCATTAACACGTCTCGCCAAATTTTGGAGTTACCATCAACGTCAATATATAAGATTTACTTGCAAGGTAGAATAGCCAACTTTGTAGTCACTACTCAAAGCTCTATCAAATCAGATGTTTAAAGCAAATTTTGGATGTGCAAATAGCATCCAGCCATCCATAGTATTCAAAAGTTAAGTTAATAGCCCATATTAAGGCATTTTTTAACAACTCAATAGGCTAGTATCTAATTCCAATTTTCCAACCATACAACCTACTAAACTGTGTCATTTCATTAATAGAGGAACACTGTCTTTTTGTTGTGTTTCTGCGAAGTCAATGTTCAATTATTTGCTAAAACCAAGATATGCTCTTTCAGCCACTCATATGTCGACATGCAGTTACTAACAAATAACTTGATCACACCCTACTAACTTTTCACTTTTTCTCGTGAGTTTCTAAATCTAGAGCAAAACAGAAATAATTATCCACTTTAATCAACAAATTCCTCCTCTTTATTACTTTAAATTTTAATCAACCATTTTTAATTCCATCCAATTCTTCACCATTTCCAAATTCCAAGACATCAAGCTCACATCCGCTATCCAACTACCGCTACCAAACCATTCACATCACTAAAAAACATCCACATTATGAACAAATAAGTCGATAACCAAAATTAACACATACAACCTCCACATCAATACATGCTTAAACTCGTACACTAACATACATAATTCTAAGTTAACACACGATATAACCTCCATGCAATTACGTGCTTAAACTCGTACATTAACATACATAATTCTAAGTTAACACGCGATATAACCTCCAGGCAACTACGTGCTTAAACTCGTATATTTACATGCATAATTTTAACTTTTACACATAGATAATTTCAACTTATACACACGGTATAACCTCCACACAACTACGTGCTCGAACTCGTGAATTAAGATACATAATTATAATTTTAACGCAAAATTTAACAAATCTCAATACGAAAAATGAACAAGACCTTGTAAAAGATATCTTCGACTTCGCGCTCGCGAACATCGCCAGGGAGATTGCCAACATACAGCACTTTACTTGATCTACTCATTGTTTCTGATCAAATTCAACATAAATATAAACACAATTAGATGTAAATTGaactaaataaaattaaacaaaaaggTAAATGAAtcgatagatagatagatagatacaCGTGTAGATTCAAATACATGTTATGATTACATTGAAAGAACCAGAGAAGTGAGAGCTTTTACCTGATACGATTGGTGGagaattaaaattagggttttgaattttAGAATGAAGAGTGTGATTTATGATAGGGGATTTGGATGTTGGGTGTCGTTCTCTTGATGTAATTTTAACGGCGGAGATCACCCTGTTCTTGTCCCCAATTAATCCTCTGAAATATTTGATCGATTAGATTGTTAAAAAAATAACTTTTGTTAAAATCCAATTAATTGTTTTAAAAGAACTTAATGAtgtattttattattaaaaatatattagaGAAATTATCAAAATACtaatttctttaaaaaaaattgtgaTTTTACTCTGAATTTCTTTGCAAAAATGcggaatcaaccaaaatcaaACAGATATGCACCTAGTTGAATGGAGTTTTTTTATTACATTTGAGTTTGCATTAGGTTGCATGAAATTGcacaaactcgtcaaatattACATCCAATTGATTTTAGTTGTCAAAACCGTATTTTTACAaagaaaaaattgaaaatagtattttttgcaaattaaaaagtatttttacaaaaaaaattaataatatgtttaaaaaaatatttttagactttggtatttttcaaaaaaactcAATAGATTAATATAACAAATATTACAATATTAGTAAGTATTTGGGATTTTGTTTTTGTAAAATACTCAACCTTTATAGgattttttctaaaaatataatcattttataaaaaaaattgcaaatatatgttttttaaatttttatttaaaaaattcaaatttttaaatatttacaaaaatacaaTTTTTCTGCAACCAAATGCAATCTCGACGGGTTTGTGCAACTCAATTCAACTAAATCCAACCTCGAATCTCAACAAAAGAAACCTCCAAAAAAAACTCGGGGTAACTAGTTGTATACCTGGTCTATTTAGGTTTCGccatatttttgcaaaaataaaAATTCAGAATACAGTATATTTGCAAAAAAAAACTTCAAAAAAGTagtatttttaataattttctaAATATTTCTAATTATTATTTGATGAATCATTTTGAGTAATTTTTGAGTAATCTAATAATTTAATGATTTCAAACATGTGTATCAATTGATATATGGCGATTTTGAGAATTATGACTATGATATTTATTTATACGAATACTAAAATataagatatatattttaaaagtAACTAGTTTACAAAACTGTGCTTCGCAACAGCTTCCTAAAATGTTCCATTTATTCGTTTTGAATTTCTCATGTGATCTTGGTCATTCTATAACATGggtaataaataaatataataaatcaaGAAGTTTAAAAAATTATTCTCTCGTTAAACATGTTTACTCCAATGAGCGACTCTCTCATTATTCACAAATctaatatcataaaattatattatttattagtcacTAATCAGTGTAATATTTttctatttaataatataaaattttgagaaaattacaaaaaatagaTTGAACCGATACGAGAGGCGATACCTCACTGCCCCCGTCTTCTCATTTACAtaagtataatataatataattatatgatgattttaaaaaatattaaaaaaaacatatttaTAGTTACTTCTCCCTAATATTTTATaggttaaaatattaaaaaaaattagaaaaatataaattaGTAATTTGATTTTAGGAGAAAGAGAATAAATTACATTAAAAATGAAATTCAAAGGAATATCAAGATGGtaagtttatttttaaaaaaatgtgaAGTTTTAGAATAATATGCTCGTAATTTGATTTCAAAAATCTTAATGGAATATTTTGTAGAAACTTTAGGAGAATACTATGAACGATGATAATACAATTAGAagaatataaattaattataattattgatatttattaactcaaaaaAATAACAAAGTTAGAAAAATAATATGAGTCGATTTGAGATGCGTCACTTAAACGCCCTCATTTTCCCCTTTATATAAGTACTAGTTAATTAACTTAGTCGCGCTTCACAATGGccatatatattattttttataaaaaaaaatatattataaaattataaaagttgaATAAATGTAAATAGTAAATAAATAAtttgtatattttaattaaactAATTGGTGTCACGCTTTTTTGGATCGGCACTCGTCGTAATAaatcaatatttatatatttttgaataaaaaatgtATATATAAAAACTTTAAAAATACGCAATAAGAAATACATAAGTACtaaaatttaatttttcttttcttggcctttattttagaaattgtttaatATCGAGAGAATAATAATTGTTTAAAATCGAGAGAATAATCTGATTCAATTGATAATTGATACGATTCATTTGAGTTCAATTAGATTTTATCGAATAAACAATTTTTTGGGATTGAATTCAATTTTTAACTCGAAATAGTGCCTTTATCTTattcaaatatattaaaaaaaataaatggAAAGAATCGTAAGTTGATTTCACAAGGAAAATGAGAGAAATGTTAGGAGGatgtgttttaaaataaaattaggaGAATATTTAGATAGTATTTTTTTGCCTGTATTTAAATAGTAAGTTGATTTATAGTGAAAAGACAAATTTGGTAAAGTAATTTAGAAAGAATGTGTAAAAAATATTTTAGGATTATGCTAAgatggtaagttgatttaaaGAAAAATGTGAAGTTTAAGgaaaatattatgatagtaagtGGATTTAAGAAATTTGTCGCATGATAAAGAAATACATGgagaatattttaagtttggtttctatttgatcatttatctatatagagagagagagagaatttgataatatttataatttttagagCACTTGCCTTTTATAAGTAACTAAAGATTAAGACCATTAAACGgaaaatttaatttttaagatTAAGAAATAGAGAAGTTCTAAAAAAAAGATAAATAGGATTCGTATTACAACTCCCAGAAGTTTACTTTAGATATATCTAAAATAATCTTTCATATGATATGtttgaatttcaaatttaaatatggttttaagatttAAGATAGTTGGAAAAATTAAAATATGTATAAACCTATTTTAAATAGAATTgattgtaaatatttattttcttttcttttaattcgAATGTATATATTTCTTTATATAATAGGTTTGAACTTCAAATTTAAACAAAAAATTACGATTTAAGTTAGTTGAGAAAAAAGTAAAATTTGTttaaataaattctaaatatTATGATTGACTTCTAAATATTAAATAAGattgacttctaaatatttattatattccTTATTGATTCGAATAAACAAATTCTAAATAGGATTGGcttataaataattcgaataaacTATATCTAAATAGGattgacttctaaatatttattatatttcttACCAATTCGAATAAACAAATTTTAAATATGattgacttctaaatatttattatcttccctattaattcgaatgtataaaatgaaatttaattttattgaattaaaatAGAGGAGCTCtagaaaaatagataaataattttcAGATGATTCTGGAGTTTTTGGGGGTTTTCTTTATATATATGAAGAtcataaagatattgatgattgATTTTTGAATGTTAATGTATGTTTGATTTTTGGTTATGATTGTGTCCACATATATTCATATATTGTTTCAATTGGGTAATTTGTTATGCATGAATATCAAGAAACGCGTTATTTAAAAAAAGGACTACTTAGTAATTTCTAGCGATTTCGTTATTTCATAGCATGTTACCGTTAGAAATCCAAAAATCCCTACGATGTTCAAACATGTGCATACTGCCTTCAACGAATGATAATAAAATTATCACATTTTTTAATATATTCTTAACCTAAATACCAAATTTGAGATTTATGGTCAAATCTATCACTGAAATATACTTTCTCAAATTGGATATTTGAAATACGTAATTTACAATTATGTATTTgacttatattttaattttaaaagtgATATATACTTTCAGAAACTGGGTATATGAGATATACTTTTTGAAACCAGGTATATGCTCGAATACTCATTTTTAGACTGAGTATTGCtcctattttttttaatttttatgtaaAATTGATATTGACATAagagaaataaaataaaataaccaGTTTGGGAATGAGTATATGTTGGTATAAATGGCCAAGATATTGAAATTGGATAATTTGTTGCTTAAtctaaaaaataatattatttttctcATTTTTCCACCTTGAATAAAGATGAGACAAAATGGTTGATTAGAAAAGGGGTGTGAAATAGATAGTAAGAAATATAACTCACGTAAGTGAATAATTTATCTCTTACAACAAACATTTTTCGTCATTGACTGCCTCTCAGTTTCAGATTTTGTGtcaattttttttctttgttAGCACTTAAGAATATTGTGGAAGATGagattttttttttgacaaatttAACTTATAGCCTTACAAGTGATGTTGAGCTTTTTAAATCTTTTTACAACAGTAAACATATAATTCAGTACTTCATGATGATACACGAATTAAACTCAAATAAAAAGAGAAGATGGATGTATTCTCCAAAttattttgttttgattttttttaccAAGGTGCTCAAACAACTTTATAAAGAAAAAGAATAACAATTATTAGTGAAAACTAGTACAAAATTACCAAAAGTTTAGGGCAGGCTGACCGCCATAAAAAGTGGACTACGACTCAATTTGTTTCTGAACTCTGCAAATAAATATAAAGATAGCAGTTAAATGGAAACAAGTATTAGCAAGAGGCTGAAACTTtacaattaatttaaattataacaCAAAGAATCGAAATACATAAATCATCGTCAAAGACAACAATTTCATTGGAATTATTTTTCGGATATATAATTGGAGTTGTATGTTTCAAAGTAGGATAAACAAATCAGATTATAAATCAATTAGAAGAACATATTATGTAAATGCACAAGTATTGTACAAAAAAATGGACTACGTTTAGCCATTTGAAAAGAGTTGTTTCAAATGAATTAATTCATAGATGAATCCCCACATGATCGAGCTAATCATCATTACGAGGTAAACTGCTCTCCAAAATTGGTCCCTGATATGATTATCATTTGCGAAAATAGTTAGAAGGAAATAAATGGAGAAATCAACATGGAAGAGGTCTTAAAAGAGCATTTATTATTCTAAATGTTGTTTACAATAAAGAAAAAATGATCAAAAATACTCAATGTCCTACCACTTAATGTTAATATTGTTGTATAGAATTATTACCTATATTAAATTACTTATGGTTTTTCAAGTTAGATTGCATGTTTCTGTGTTTATTGTTGTGCTTATTTTTATACTATGTTATGAATGTTTGTTATGAAAGAATAAAATAGACTTTGTTATGTAAATGTCTTAGTGTTCTTGAGCTCATAGTGACTTTACAAAAAATCAATTATTCTCCGAGATTGATAAAGTTGGCAAAGTAAATGTATATATACGCATACCTCCTCCATGGTATCAATCATATATAACATGTACAAATCAAGATAAACGTAAATGTATATATACACATACCTCCTCCATGGTATCAAATTATTCACCACTGGTATAAATTTATTCACTTTCCACacaaaattatatatatgttATCAAATTATAAGCTCTTCATTGAGATACGAGATCAAACAGTTGATGAACATATCTTGATTACATGACACAATTAATCAAAACAATATCTTAGGAAAAATCACTAATTCTcataatcattttaaaataccTCCTCTATGGTAGGTACATATCATGATAAACGtaaaaacatatacatacatcctccatgttatcaaattattcacttgttgtatttatttatttactttctacacaaatcaaacaaaaataaataaaagatatATGTAAACAAATAATTTGAAGATCTTTTCCAAAGTAACACATACTCCCTTCGTCCCAATTTATATGTCTTGTTTGACTTTTGATGgtcaaattgactcaactttgaccgtaaataaaaactcattctttcattattttgaaaaattaaaatatacatataaaagtagattaaacatactttctaatgatataattgttataagtatttttgatattatactatatgaaattttcggtcaaagttgggtcaatttgaccgtaaaaagtcaaacaagacagataaattgggacggaggaagtaatatatatatacacatatacacatatacatacatacctGAATTAACACTTTTCGAAATAATTGGTTTATGGTTCATCATCGTTTCCTATATGCACATATCAACCAAATCTGAGTATATACAAAAATATACAAACAATACAAAAATCAAAACAGAAACAAATCAGAAAAAAGATAGTGAATTCATATATGGGGTGGATGAGTATTTAAAAATCAAGAGGATACATAagattttgaattttaaaaaattgattGTGAGAGATGATGAATCATGAATGTATTGATTTCATTATCAATTAGTGGGTTATCAAGTTTTAACAACATTACCATGTttataaaaaattcaaaatattcAGTTGTTATAATTAGGAAGGGGTTTAGGTGTATAGATTGATATGTTAGGAAGGGGTTTAGGTGTATAGATTGATATGTTAGGTTAGTTTGTATATGGGTTAAATGGTTTTGAATGTGAAAGATCCATGAATATGTTTATAACATAAAGTTTTAtgtataaaaaaattaaatgagTCATAAATCATGGGTGATGGATAAATTAGTGGGTAAAAGTCATATGGGTAATAGTAGGATAATATGTATATTGAACAAGACTCTATACCTTTTTTAATTAAGAAGACCTTTAAATGGAGGTTAGACAAGTAATGACATACTCATGATTGTATTACTAACATAAGAGTGACCTCAGTTTATCTTATATTATGTTCCTATGATGATAGATGATTGTAGGATCTGTGTTAATATTTCATCAAAGAATTCTGGAGAATATATCTTCCCAGTCCTTTGCAGACATTAATTAGGTCTGTTTCTCTGTGGGGAAGAGATTTTTGCACCCTCATTGGCATATGATGTTTGCTTGCGGAGAATTTACGATGTACTAAAAATCTTACTTCAATAATTTATCACATTACTTTTTCGCACAAAGTGTTGTGAATTGCTATAAATGCTTCAGAGTTTTGGTGATCGGAGGCGAAAGCAACAGAAGTTTTGAAACTGTAAATATAAGTAGTTTACTGTGAAGTTCCTTCAGAGAGATAAGTATTGTAAGATATTCGAAGTAACATAAAAGTTTTTAAGGCCCTGGAATGCTTTTGGAGAAGTGGTTCATTGTATTTTCCATTTTTTGTTTTTGTAAACATGAAACTGCAGATTATAATATGGGTAAGCATTAGATTTTGGGTAGTGTTCGTGTTTCCAAATGAATCAATTTCTTTTACTATTTGGCAATTGGCAGCCTCAGCCTTTTAGAGAACTCAATGTTATTCTAAATCCATCTGTTGCTCCTTTTTAAACCGCTCAAAGATGATTTTGCTGATTGTGaattcgaaccacataccaaGTCAGCCAAATCTTCTAGGGCTTGGTCAATTAATTGTTCCTTTAGGGAATTCACTTAACTTTGCAGCAGAACCATTGTTTTCTTCCAAATGTGTGGCTCCCCAACCACCTGCTACTAACCAATTAATGATGGATCGGATTGGCTTAAGAGAACAAGGTGGCAAAGCTGACTTGAACTTGACTGTAGGGAACAAGTTTGGACAATCATGGAAGCCTCCTATAATAGAGACTAAAAGTCAACCTAATTCTCCAAAAGATGGCAAGTGGAAAGAGTTGGCATTACCTGATAATAAGGATTGTGAGGACGCAATTGTTGCTGCACTTTTAGGTCCTGTAAACGATAACCCCGAGAGCAAGCTTGTTATGAAAATTGGACATGGTGAAGTAGGAAAAGTTCAGTTGAACGTTGAAAAGATGAGGCTCAAGGTGTTGTTTTTCATATTTAGAAACGATAATAACCTATTGAGAAGGGTTATTTTGATTGGTGGTGATAGGCCATAAATAATCAAGCCCAAATAAAGTGAAGCAAGAGCCCAGATAGAAAACACCCCAGGCCCAAACCGGTGTGGTCCCTGGGCCACATAGCACAAGACAAAAATGTCAACTGTCTCATGTTACCAAAAATGGAACAATTGCATCCCAGCCATCCATATGTAAGGATCCCAAGACAACACTGGTGGAAGAAGGACATCCGGGCCCCACAGTCCATCCAAACCGTCCAATCACTCACCAACCAAGAATGATCAAGGGCCGggatgaagaggtacaaaccccTAAAACCCTAAATGTGGGAGCCTATAAAAGGACCCAAGAAAAGGGTTTTGGGGGTTAGAAAATATTTGACTGCTACACACCTATACACACACCATTATACATATATTTTGAATAGATccttcttccctcttcttcttcttcttcatgaagcctcattcttattctcacaccggagttgCCACGGGGACACAgccccccctccggttctgttttgcagaGTCCTCTACCTAGCAGGTTAACCATACACCATCAGCCACGTGGACAGGGCTCTAGCTTACGTGAGAGAGGAGAAGACCCAGGAAGAAATAGagttatcattggcgctagaatTAGGGGTCCAACCTCCGGTGGTGTGGTGTCGTCTCCAGTTACGTTACACGGCTCTAAGAATCAAGAAACCCCCCCCCCCAAGTAAGGACAGTACCATCACTCTCTTTACAACCCGTTCTTCGTATCTTTTTTTCCAATACAGTCACACACCTTGTTGCACGTATGGTACCTTTTCCCATACTCtgtttaaaataaaaaaaatggcCACAAGAAATAGTAAGACTTCGGTCTCAGGAACTATTCATCCCACCGTTGTCCCACCCAGGGACGGCGAGATGGAAGAGATAGAAGAGGAGCCCCCCATAACTCTTGCTTCATCTCAACTCCAGCCCGGAGACTAGAGACTAACTATAGAGAAAGAGGCGCACAAGTACGCGAAAACTTCTACAAACCCTTGGGGAAACATGGCCCCGGAGCAAATCCAAGCGGCTATGGACTTATGGAAGGAAAAGAATCACAAGACTCCTGAAACCCGTCTCGAAGACCAGGAGGAACACTCCGTAGAATCTCGGGGCTCAGTCTTGGACCAGATTGGCAAAACCAAGAGCCCATCGGAAGACGTCCGGGATGAAATCAAGAGAGCTGCACTCCGGGACCGCATCCGGAAGGAAGGGGAGGCCAAGGCCAAGGCCAATACTGAAAAAAGGATCCAAGAGGAGGAGGTGACGCAAAAGAAGAGGACACGCAGAGTTCATGTCTCCTCATACTCCAAGCAGGAGAAAGAGTCTAAACGGGAGAATATGGCCCGGGCTCTCCGGGATCTCAAAAGAAAAGTTGAGGGAGACGTGGAAGTCGGGGCGGCGGCCACGCCCTTTACCAGGAAACTGGAGTCCACCCCTAGGGAACCCAGCCTTAAACACTTCAACTTTATTTCTTTTGACGGACTTGCCGATCCCGAAGAGCATCTAAACTATTTTAAACAGATCTCAAATATTTACGATTACAATGACCTCACCAAGTGTTTTTTTTGCTTCAACATTAAAGGGAGGGGCGCAGAAATGGTTCAGTGGAATCTCCTCCTGGAGCATCGACTCTTGGAAAGACTTTCAGGAAATGTTTTTAAAGAGATTTTGGGCGAACCGCATGAACGAGCTCCAGATGTGCCACTTAGAAACCATTCAATAAAGAAGCAGAGAGACTCTGCCCGAATTCATCAAGAGGTTTCAAGAAGTGGTCAACCAGCTCTCCAACCTTGAGGAGAAGGAAGCCGTCAATATTTTCCGGCGAAACCTCCACCCGGTTTCATGCGAGGGCTACGTCAAAGACCTAATCCATAGGGAGCTCCAAAGCCTCGCTTCTGCTTATGTAATGGCTTCAAAGTTTATCAAGGAAAATGACTTCCTCACCTCCATGAAGATGAACACGCGAATCCGGGATGATGATGAGTCTCCGAAACGTCACTCCTCCTACAGAAAAGAAAAGAGGTACAAGGCAGACAGGCAGACCCACCCCGAGACAACTGCTCCAGGCTTCAGAGGGTTGAAAGGAAACCCAAACCCAAGAGAGAGCCCAAGTCGGAGCCCGAGTGGACACCACTCAACCGAACCCGGGCTAATATCTTAAGAGAGGTCAAAAGAAAACCTTTCTACAATCCTTCAAAGTCGTTACTTGCACCTCCGGAGAACAGGGCAAGAGATAAACATTGTGGGTATCATGAGGATCATGGTCATGCCACGGAAAACTGCTTCTCTTTCAAAATATTTATTGAAGACCAGATCAAAAAGGGAAACATGCACCAGTACCTACAAAGGAGACTTAGTGACAAAGATAAGCCTCTAACAGCGGCAAGCACGTGGTCAACGTGATCTTCGGGGGAACCTCCTCTCCACCCCGGAGCCCAGACATGGACAGTGACGTCATGATGATCCAGCCCTTTGAAGATGAACCCATATATTTCTCTAACGCTGATTACGAGGGCCTAGATCCCGAACACAACCAAGCCCTAGTCATGACTCTCAACATCGCCGACAATGAGGTAAAAAGAATTTTGGTTGATAACGGCTCCTCGGCTAACATTATTTTTGAGCACACACTTAATAGGATAAAGTTGGGACACCTTCGTATGGACCTATGCATTGAAGACCCCCTCTACGGGTTCAGAAATAATATGATCCTAATCCGCGGGGTAATATAGCTCCACACGGTCTTTGGCACTGCACCCCAGCAAGTCTCTCATGTCATGAAATTCTATGTGATAAGTGCTACATCCTCCTACA carries:
- the LOC141689543 gene encoding serine/arginine-rich-splicing factor SR34-like isoform X3; translated protein: MSRSSKVLYVGNLPGDVREREVEDIFYKYGRIAHIDLKIPPRPPGYAFVEFEEARDAADAMRGRDGYDFDGHRLRVELAHGGRGNGNLSSTDRHSNHGGGRGGGRGGGVSRRSDYRVMVSGLPSSASWQDLKDHMRRAGDVCFAQVFREGGGTTGVVDYTNYDDMKYAVRKLDDSEFKNAFSRGVIRVKVYDSSRSPGPSRGRSCSRSRSRSKSRSRSKSKSPKPKSSRRSRSRSRSVSSRSRSRSRSNPRALSRSQSRSRSPVPPRQKHVSKSPRKSKSPSRSRSCSNSR
- the LOC141689543 gene encoding serine/arginine-rich-splicing factor SR34-like isoform X2 — its product is MSRSSKVLYVGNLPGDVREREVEDIFYKYGRIAHIDLKIPPRPPGYAFVEFEEARDAADAMRGRDGYDFDGHRLRVELAHGGRGNGNLSSTDRHSNHGGGRGGGRGGGVSRRSDYRVMVSGLPSSASWQDLKDHMRRAGDVCFAQVFREGGGTTGVVDYTNYDDMKYAVRKLDDSEFKNAFSRGVIRVKVYDSSRSPGPSRGRSCSRSRSRSKSRSRSKSKSPKPKSSRRSRSRSRSVSSRSRSRSRSNPRALSRSQSRSRSPVPPKHVSKSPRKSKSPSRSRSCSNSRSR
- the LOC141689543 gene encoding serine/arginine-rich-splicing factor SR34-like isoform X4, whose translation is MSRSSKVLYVGNLPGDVREREVEDIFYKYGRIAHIDLKIPPRPPGYAFVEFEEARDAADAMRGRDGYDFDGHRLRVELAHGGRGNGNLSSTDRHSNHGGGRGGGRGGGVSRRSDYRVMVSGLPSSASWQDLKDHMRRAGDVCFAQVFREGGGTTGVVDYTNYDDMKYAVRKLDDSEFKNAFSRGVIRVKVYDSSRSPGPSRGRSCSRSRSRSKSRSRSKSKSPKPKSSRRSRSRSRSVSSRSRSRSRSNPRALSRSQSRSRSPVPPKHVSKSPRKSKSPSRSRSCSNSR
- the LOC141689543 gene encoding serine/arginine-rich-splicing factor SR34-like isoform X1, translating into MSRSSKVLYVGNLPGDVREREVEDIFYKYGRIAHIDLKIPPRPPGYAFVEFEEARDAADAMRGRDGYDFDGHRLRVELAHGGRGNGNLSSTDRHSNHGGGRGGGRGGGVSRRSDYRVMVSGLPSSASWQDLKDHMRRAGDVCFAQVFREGGGTTGVVDYTNYDDMKYAVRKLDDSEFKNAFSRGVIRVKVYDSSRSPGPSRGRSCSRSRSRSKSRSRSKSKSPKPKSSRRSRSRSRSVSSRSRSRSRSNPRALSRSQSRSRSPVPPRQKHVSKSPRKSKSPSRSRSCSNSRSR